The following coding sequences are from one Haliotis asinina isolate JCU_RB_2024 chromosome 3, JCU_Hal_asi_v2, whole genome shotgun sequence window:
- the LOC137278383 gene encoding multiple epidermal growth factor-like domains protein 10 gives MAFSYNLLFGIMCFLPQMAAQGDPELTILLGNWNPGHIFQIKLPVSTIQSVVVSNRPVAIDFDPVENTMYWTDVPLKLISATDLTTKTSRIILSLNSSAVPDGICVDSSARKIFYTDTGNDIIAVMDMNSTYHEIILTEDLDEPRDIVVVEARRKMYWTDWGANPHISTADYDGSNNRKIVTTGLGWPNGLTIDKKNGILYWCDAKTHKVESVYLDGTQRKVLLSEPGAHYFGISYHDGALYFTDWRRRAVLNMPARGGNVGIINTASLTQLAGIHVFSNRNSTGCPSGQYGEDCRDCGNCRERSVCEKTSGFCIGGCAPGYQGNNCSQVCSRGTYGEGCRLTCGNCTGATCNPINGTCPLGCIAGWTGHDCKTVCQTNTYGPGCSPCGKCAGGVSCNRLSGVCPAGCESGWTGDKCDRACLPNTYGASCESCGLCASGVSCDKSSGLCPAGCQDGWTGSLCKTKCSQGTYGSGCRSICSNCQSGSVCNHMTGQCPIGCEPGWTGSKCSEMCRDGTYGLGCRSRCSNCHTGSACDHVTGQCPAGCEPGWTGSKCNEKCSQGTYGSGCRSICSNCQTGSVCNHVTGQCTAGCETGWTGSKCDEVCREGTFGSRCAFSCLHCRTGTVCDHVTGQCPDGCKAGWEGVKCDKVCREGTFGSRCAFSCLHCRTGTVCDHVTGQCPDECKPGWEGVKCDKVCREGTFGSRCTFSCLHCRTGTVCDHVTGQCPDGCKAGWEGVKCDKELKDDENEGKSNDIHLVIIGASVGVALLLIVVIVVVVAVVLVRRKRRPRVKNTSPYDTLQMVNQPIYSVATNVSSDYATVADAHTLNYTTFGRLGVPKDQDTDGEHVYARPLSFTDNGESIH, from the exons GTGATCCTGAACTGACTATACTACTTGGAAACTGGAATCCTGGACACATATTTCAGATCAAGTTGCCAGTATCGACAATACAAAGTGTGGTCGTAAGCAACCGCCCTGTAGCCATAGACTTTGACCCTGTAGAGAACACAATGTATTGGACAGATGTTCCACTCAAACTGATTAGTGCCACAGACCTCACCACAAAGACATCTCGGATCATCCTGTCTTTGAATTCAA GTGCTGTTCCTGATGGGATCTGTGTTGATTCATCTGCAAGAAAGATATTTTACACGGACACTGGAAATGACATAATCGCTGTCATGGACATGAATAGCACTTACCACGAAATCATCCTCACTGAGGATCTTGACGAACCCAGGGACATTGTTGTTGTTGAGGCAAGAAG gAAGATGTACTGGACAGACTGGGGAGCAAACCCTCAcatttcaacagctgattatgACGGAAGTAATAACAGAAAGATAGTCACAACCGGTCTGGGGTGGCCAAATGGGCTAACAATTGACAAAAAAA ATGGAATTCTGTACTGGTGCGACGCCAAGACTCACAAGGTAGAGTCCGTGTATTTAGATGGAACACAGAGAAAAGTACTGCTGTCTGAACCTGGTGCTCACTACTTTGGTATTTCATACCATGATGGAGCACTCTACTTCACTGACTGGAGGAGAAG AGCAGTCCTCAACATGCCTGCAAGAGGAGGTAACGTAGGCATAATTAACACAGCTTCTTTGACACAGCTTGCTGGAATCCATGTCTTTTCTAACAGAAATTCAACAG GATGTCCTTCGGGTCAGTATGGAGAGGACTGTAGGGATTGTGGAAACTGCAGGGAAAGGTCTGTATGTGAAAAGACCAGTGGCTTTTGTATCGGTGGATGTGCCCCTGGTTACCAAGGGAACAATTGCTCGCAAG TTTGTTCTCGGGGAACCTACGGCGAAGGATGTAGGTTGACGTGCGGCAATTGTACAGGAGCAACGTGTAACCCCATCAATGGTACCTGTCCACTGGGCTGTATTGCCGGATGGACTGGACACGACTGTAAAACAG TCTGCCAGACTAATACCTATGGTCCCGGGTGTTCTCCTTGTGGGAAGTGCGCTGGAGGCGTCTCTTGTAACCGGTTGTCAGGTGTATGTCCAGCTGGATGTGAGTCGGGTTGGACAGGGGACAAGTGTGATAGAG CGTGTCTTCCTAATACCTACGGCGCTTCTTGCGAGTCTTGTGGTCTGTGTGCATCTGGTGTATCATGTGACAAAAGCTCCGGACTATGTCCAGCTGGATGTCAAGATGGCTGGACAGGATCCCTGTGCAAAACAA AGTGCAGTCAAGGCACATACGGCTCGGGATGTAGATCAATCTGTTCCAACTGCCAAAGCGGAAGTGTCTGCAACCACATGACTGGTCAGTGCCCCATCGGATGTGAACCAGGGTGGACTGGATCTAAGTGTAGCGAGA TGTGTCGTGATGGCACCTACGGCTTAGGATGCAGATCGAGGTGTTCCAACTGCCACACGGGAAGTGCCTGTGATCACGTGACTGGTCAGTGCCCGGCTGGATGTGAACCTGGATGGACTGGATCTAAGTGTAACGAGA AGTGCAGTCAAGGCACATACGGCTCGGGCTGTAGATCAATCTGTTCCAACTGTCAAACAGGAAGTGTTTGCAATCACGTGACTGGTCAGTGCACGGCTGGATGTGAAACTGGATGGACTGGATCTAAGTGTGACGAGG TGTGCAGAGAGGGCACATTCGGTTCAAGGTGTGCATTCAGCTGCTTACACTGCAGGACAGGGACAGTCTGCGATCACGTGACTGGTCAGTGCCCGGATGGATGTAAGGCAGGCTGGGAAGGAGTTAAGTGTGATAAGG TGTGCAGAGAGGGCACGTTCGGTTCAAGGTGTGCATTCAGCTGCTTACACTGCAGGACAGGGACAGTCTGCGATCACGTGACTGGTCAGTGCCCGGATGAATGTAAGCCAGGCTGGGAAGGAGTTAAGTGTGATAAGG TGTGCAGAGAGGGCACGTTCGGTTCAAGGTGTACATTCAGCTGCTTACACTGCAGGACAGGGACAGTCTGCGATCACGTGACTGGTCAGTGTCCGGATGGATGTAAGGCAGGCTGGGAAGGAGTTAAGTGTGATAAGG AACTGAAGGATGACGAAAATGAGGGAAAATCCAACGACATTCATCTTG TTATTATTGGAGCTTCCGTTGGGGTTGCCCTGCTGTTGATAGTTGTCATCGTGGTCGTTGTTGCAGTTGTGCTTGTCAG ACGGAAAAGACGTCCTCGTGTCAAGAATACCAGCCCATACGATACACTCCAGATGGTCAACCAACCCATCTATTCTGTGGCGACAAATGTCAGTTCAGATTACGCTACTGTCGCCGACGCTCACACACTCAACTACACTACATTTGGACGATTAGGGGTCCCCAAGGACCAAGACACCGATGGGGAACACGTCTATGCCAGACCATTGTCATTCACTGACAACGGCGAGAGCATACACTAA